Proteins from one Amycolatopsis endophytica genomic window:
- a CDS encoding replication-relaxation family protein, with the protein MITNPTPQRALRGHRPARPSPRVANSAEHQAALAVRLTPRDKWIARMLWEHRVLTSHQVTALAFPSFRSGRQRLRELYLWGVVDRFQPFVTVGTAPMHYVLAPAGATVLAAEDGRDVKEMGYRHDRAFAVAHSLRLAHTVGVNEWFTTLVARARHEPGALTAWWSETRCSRHFGDLVRPDAYGRWQQGDRQIEWFLEYDFGTEPLAKLAGKLSGYAALAEATGITTPVLVWLPTSRREVNARRVLARAQAQLTEPHTVPVATAAAALLDPDAAHPSPADEVWLPLDPRGPLRRRTLAGLADAWPGLPPPVAADDTAPGPVPPPPSPMPPPPQR; encoded by the coding sequence TTGATCACCAACCCGACTCCCCAGCGAGCGCTGCGTGGACACAGGCCCGCTCGCCCGAGCCCGCGCGTCGCGAATTCGGCCGAGCACCAGGCTGCGCTGGCGGTGCGGCTGACGCCGCGGGACAAATGGATCGCCCGGATGCTGTGGGAGCACCGGGTCCTGACCTCGCACCAGGTCACCGCCCTCGCGTTTCCCAGCTTCAGGTCAGGACGCCAGCGGCTGCGCGAGCTCTACCTGTGGGGCGTGGTGGACCGCTTCCAGCCGTTCGTCACCGTCGGGACAGCGCCGATGCATTACGTGCTCGCCCCGGCCGGCGCCACGGTGCTCGCCGCTGAGGACGGCCGGGACGTCAAGGAGATGGGCTACCGGCACGACCGCGCCTTCGCCGTCGCACACAGCCTGCGGCTCGCACACACCGTCGGGGTGAACGAGTGGTTCACCACCCTCGTCGCCCGCGCACGCCACGAGCCGGGCGCCTTGACGGCCTGGTGGTCCGAGACACGGTGCAGCCGTCACTTCGGCGACCTCGTCCGGCCCGACGCCTACGGCCGGTGGCAGCAGGGGGACCGGCAGATCGAGTGGTTCCTGGAGTACGACTTCGGCACCGAGCCCCTGGCCAAGCTTGCCGGGAAACTGTCCGGCTACGCCGCCCTGGCGGAAGCCACCGGCATCACCACCCCAGTGCTGGTGTGGCTGCCGACCTCGCGCCGGGAGGTCAACGCCCGCCGGGTACTCGCCCGAGCTCAGGCTCAGCTGACCGAGCCGCACACCGTGCCCGTCGCGACCGCGGCGGCCGCCCTGCTCGACCCCGACGCCGCACACCCGAGCCCCGCCGACGAGGTCTGGCTTCCCCTCGACCCCCGAGGGCCGTTGCGCCGACGGACACTCGCCGGCCTCGCCGACGCCTGGCCCGGCCTCCCGCCACCGGTCGCCGCGGACGACACCGCGCCCGGCCCGGTGCCGCCTCCGCCCTCGCCGATGCCGCCCCCGCCACAGCGGTAG
- a CDS encoding MarR family transcriptional regulator, translating to MSSKNRNRPPRGTDRAAQTDAPAVRTDSEDRLWAALHAHPHSAATELATLAKIGRSTAQKILARWAADGSVTRTPGIAEGGRLAPDSWVITEAPLAEVSASAGSAVTTEPTGSEPHPPASEAAPETSPAPDDRQKAERLAPGALRGMVEDYLRDHPDDEFGPTAIAKALGGKSSGAVSNALDKLVLDGTAMRTKDKPRRFRLAPSEQETTPATAN from the coding sequence ATGTCCAGCAAGAACCGCAACCGCCCGCCCCGCGGGACCGACCGCGCTGCCCAGACGGATGCACCGGCGGTCCGCACCGACAGCGAAGACAGACTGTGGGCCGCCCTGCACGCGCATCCCCACAGCGCCGCGACTGAGCTGGCCACCCTGGCCAAGATCGGACGGTCGACCGCGCAGAAAATCCTCGCCCGATGGGCCGCTGACGGCAGCGTGACCCGTACCCCGGGGATCGCCGAGGGAGGCCGACTCGCCCCTGACTCGTGGGTGATCACCGAAGCGCCCCTCGCTGAGGTCAGCGCCAGCGCAGGCTCGGCGGTAACCACCGAACCCACAGGGAGTGAGCCGCACCCGCCGGCCAGCGAGGCCGCGCCGGAAACCAGCCCGGCCCCCGACGACCGGCAGAAGGCTGAACGGCTCGCACCTGGGGCGCTACGCGGCATGGTCGAGGACTACCTGCGCGACCACCCCGACGACGAGTTCGGCCCCACAGCGATCGCCAAGGCGCTGGGCGGGAAATCCTCCGGGGCGGTGAGCAACGCGCTGGACAAGCTGGTCCTCGACGGCACCGCAATGCGAACCAAGGACAAGCCAAGGCGTTTCCGGCTCGCCCCGTCCGAGCAGGAGACAACTCCCGCGACGGCGAACTAG